The following are encoded in a window of Amycolatopsis lexingtonensis genomic DNA:
- a CDS encoding 3-hydroxyacyl-CoA dehydrogenase NAD-binding domain-containing protein, giving the protein MTFTAEEAKAAFPDEVVTHAVTRLVKVPGLTKPVALITLDNGHDHTRPNTFGPQGLVSLNAALDKAFEAEPAAIAVTGKPFIFAVGADLSGVEAVADPKLAREIAQTGHDVFRRLTETEIPTFGFVNGAVMGGGLELALSCHYRTLSENTAAIAFPEVFLGLFPGWGGTQLLPNLIGADAAVTVIIENALAQNKMLSVKQAAELGIVDVVFGSADYLEQSLLWLAKVVSGEITPARREIDRGSGWDAAIARAKSIVDGRTHGASPGATKAVELLELAKENDLDRGYAAETDGLAALLMSDVLRAGLYSFNLVNKRAKRPAGAPDKSLARKVNKVGIVGAGLMASQLALLFVRRLKVPVVLTDVDQERVDKGVGYVHAEIDKLLSKKRVSPDGANRLKALVSGSLDKAAFSDADFVIEAVFEELGVKQQVFAELEQHVSPEAILATNTSSLSITAMASKLQHPERVVGFHFFNPVAVLPLLEIVRGEQTDDASLATAFSVGKQLKKSSVLVKDASAFVVNRLLLRFLGEVLVTVDEGTPFDVADSALEPLGLPMTPLTLMQLVGPAIALHVGETLHEAFPDRFTVSENLAKFVKAGKKGVWVWDAQGNQSADPEVVELWTQGDKPSTSEQVRDRALSAIAEEIRIMLDEGVVAEAQDIDLCLILGAGWPFWNGGITPYLDRSGVSERVNGKPFLAPGVASVPAS; this is encoded by the coding sequence ATGACTTTCACCGCTGAAGAAGCGAAGGCCGCTTTCCCGGACGAGGTCGTCACGCACGCCGTGACGCGCCTGGTGAAGGTGCCCGGGCTCACCAAGCCCGTCGCGCTCATCACGCTCGACAACGGCCACGACCACACCCGGCCGAACACCTTCGGCCCGCAGGGTCTGGTGTCCCTGAACGCCGCGCTGGACAAGGCGTTCGAGGCCGAGCCGGCCGCGATCGCCGTCACCGGCAAGCCGTTCATCTTCGCCGTCGGCGCCGACCTGTCCGGTGTCGAGGCCGTCGCCGACCCGAAGCTGGCGCGCGAGATCGCCCAGACCGGGCACGACGTGTTCCGCCGCCTCACCGAGACGGAGATCCCGACGTTCGGGTTCGTCAACGGCGCGGTCATGGGCGGCGGCCTGGAGCTGGCGCTGTCCTGCCACTACCGGACGCTGTCGGAGAACACCGCCGCCATCGCGTTCCCCGAGGTCTTCCTCGGCCTGTTCCCGGGCTGGGGCGGCACGCAGCTGCTGCCGAACCTCATCGGCGCCGACGCCGCTGTCACGGTGATCATCGAGAACGCACTGGCGCAGAACAAGATGCTCTCCGTCAAGCAGGCGGCCGAGCTCGGCATCGTCGACGTCGTCTTCGGCTCGGCCGACTACCTCGAGCAGTCGCTGCTGTGGCTGGCGAAGGTCGTCAGCGGCGAAATCACCCCCGCCCGCCGCGAGATCGACCGCGGTTCCGGCTGGGACGCCGCCATCGCCCGCGCCAAGTCCATTGTGGACGGCCGGACGCATGGCGCCTCGCCAGGCGCCACCAAGGCCGTCGAGCTGCTCGAACTCGCGAAGGAGAACGACCTCGACCGCGGGTACGCCGCCGAGACCGACGGCCTCGCCGCGCTGCTCATGTCCGACGTCCTGCGCGCCGGGCTGTACTCGTTCAACCTGGTCAACAAGCGCGCCAAGCGCCCGGCCGGCGCGCCGGACAAGTCGTTGGCCCGCAAGGTGAACAAGGTCGGCATCGTCGGCGCCGGCCTGATGGCCAGCCAGCTCGCGCTGCTGTTCGTGCGCCGTCTGAAGGTGCCGGTCGTGCTGACCGACGTCGACCAGGAGCGCGTCGACAAGGGCGTCGGCTACGTCCACGCCGAGATCGACAAGCTGCTGAGCAAGAAGCGCGTGTCCCCGGACGGCGCGAACCGGCTCAAGGCGCTGGTCTCCGGTTCGCTCGACAAGGCCGCGTTCTCCGACGCCGACTTCGTCATCGAAGCCGTCTTCGAGGAGCTGGGCGTCAAGCAGCAGGTGTTCGCGGAGCTGGAGCAGCACGTCTCCCCCGAGGCGATCCTGGCGACGAACACCTCGTCGCTGTCGATCACCGCGATGGCGTCGAAGCTGCAGCACCCCGAGCGCGTGGTCGGCTTCCACTTCTTCAACCCGGTCGCCGTGCTGCCGCTGCTGGAGATCGTCCGCGGCGAGCAGACCGACGACGCTTCGCTGGCGACGGCGTTCTCGGTCGGCAAGCAGCTGAAGAAGTCCAGCGTGCTGGTGAAGGACGCGAGCGCGTTCGTCGTCAACCGGCTCCTGCTGCGCTTCCTCGGCGAGGTGCTGGTGACCGTCGACGAGGGCACGCCGTTCGACGTCGCCGACTCCGCGCTCGAGCCGCTGGGCCTGCCGATGACGCCGCTGACGCTGATGCAGCTCGTCGGCCCGGCCATCGCGCTGCACGTCGGAGAGACGCTGCACGAGGCGTTCCCGGACCGGTTCACCGTGTCCGAGAACCTCGCGAAGTTCGTCAAGGCGGGCAAGAAGGGCGTCTGGGTCTGGGACGCGCAGGGCAACCAGTCGGCCGACCCCGAGGTCGTCGAGCTGTGGACGCAGGGCGACAAGCCGTCCACTTCGGAGCAGGTGCGCGACCGGGCGCTGTCGGCCATCGCCGAGGAGATCCGGATCATGCTCGACGAGGGCGTGGTCGCCGAGGCGCAGGACATCGACCTGTGCCTGATCCTCGGCGCGGGCTGGCCGTTCTGGAACGGCGGCATCACGCCGTACCTGGACCGCTCCGGCGTGTCCGAGCGCGTGAACGGCAAGCCGTTCCTCGCCCCGGGCGTGGCCTCGGTTCCGGCTTCCTAG
- a CDS encoding twin-arginine translocation signal domain-containing protein, protein MTTDRRRFLKGAGLAAAAAGVPLPASASLDVSRLCGRYQWLVGDHHTHSQYSYDAMYRIDQIAGGGRAHGADWIVFTDHGHAEHEKVSVEPTEADFLAARRKYPDLLLWHGMEWNVPGAEHATVFFQAGDQQAAKLREFERSFDWRLTNSEASSPANEALALRALRWLADEERARRIHAPVVLINHPLRNGRVAPHELRAYRDAAPHIVIGMEGAPGAQADGFPKPLGNGGARGGYANSAGPNSWPGYPAEAYRTFGGWDWSTAKVGGLWDSLLAEGKPWWITTNSDSHYNRGDTLVRPQVPDGWYDTTGKFPDPVDTGTPQLLAPYADFYPGEFSRTHVGVTRRSLEGVLEGLRAGRIWLSHGGLVQALEVGAYGDGAAATLGGRLRVRRGSDVTLVVAARLASQPNGGGAIPRLARLDVVAGPVTGPVTDPDTMTAPGTRVAESFEPRWAPGRQVVFRHTFRNVRAPFYARIRGTSGDGEPTPDVIGQANPFEDLWMYANPIFVDVC, encoded by the coding sequence GTGACCACCGACAGACGCCGGTTCCTCAAGGGTGCCGGGCTCGCGGCCGCCGCCGCGGGCGTGCCCCTCCCCGCTTCCGCAAGCCTCGACGTGAGCCGGTTGTGCGGCCGCTACCAGTGGCTGGTGGGCGACCACCACACGCACAGCCAGTACTCCTACGACGCGATGTACCGGATCGACCAGATCGCGGGCGGCGGGCGGGCGCACGGCGCCGACTGGATCGTCTTCACCGACCACGGCCACGCCGAGCACGAGAAGGTGTCGGTCGAGCCGACGGAAGCCGACTTCCTCGCCGCCCGGCGGAAGTACCCGGATCTGCTGCTGTGGCACGGCATGGAGTGGAACGTGCCGGGCGCCGAGCACGCGACCGTGTTCTTCCAGGCCGGCGATCAGCAGGCGGCGAAGCTGCGCGAATTCGAGCGGAGCTTCGACTGGCGGCTGACGAACTCCGAGGCGTCGAGCCCGGCGAACGAGGCGCTCGCGCTGCGGGCGTTGCGCTGGCTCGCCGACGAAGAACGCGCACGGCGGATCCACGCGCCGGTCGTGCTGATCAACCACCCCCTGCGCAACGGCCGCGTCGCCCCGCACGAGCTGCGCGCCTACCGCGACGCCGCCCCGCACATCGTGATCGGCATGGAAGGCGCGCCCGGCGCGCAGGCCGACGGCTTCCCGAAGCCGCTCGGCAACGGCGGCGCGCGCGGCGGGTACGCCAACAGCGCGGGCCCGAACTCGTGGCCGGGCTACCCCGCCGAGGCGTACCGGACGTTCGGCGGCTGGGACTGGTCGACGGCGAAGGTCGGCGGGCTCTGGGACTCGCTGCTCGCCGAGGGCAAGCCGTGGTGGATCACCACGAACTCCGATTCGCACTACAACCGCGGCGACACGCTGGTGCGCCCGCAGGTCCCGGACGGCTGGTACGACACGACCGGCAAGTTCCCCGACCCGGTCGACACCGGCACTCCGCAGCTGCTCGCGCCCTACGCGGACTTCTACCCGGGCGAATTCAGCCGGACGCACGTCGGCGTCACCCGGCGCAGCCTCGAAGGCGTGCTGGAAGGCCTGCGCGCGGGCCGGATCTGGCTGTCGCACGGCGGCCTGGTCCAGGCGCTCGAGGTCGGCGCGTACGGCGACGGTGCGGCGGCGACGCTCGGCGGCCGGCTGCGGGTGCGCCGCGGCTCGGACGTCACGCTGGTGGTCGCCGCGCGGCTGGCGTCCCAGCCGAACGGCGGCGGGGCGATCCCGCGGCTGGCCCGGCTGGACGTCGTCGCGGGCCCGGTCACCGGTCCGGTGACCGACCCGGACACGATGACGGCGCCGGGCACGCGGGTCGCGGAGTCGTTCGAACCGCGCTGGGCCCCCGGGCGGCAGGTGGTGTTCCGGCACACCTTCCGGAACGTGCGGGCGCCGTTCTACGCGCGGATCCGTGGCACGTCGGGCGACGGCGAGCCGACGCCGGACGTCATCGGGCAGGCAAACCCGTTCGAGGACTTGTGGATGTACGCGAACCCGATTTTCGTGGACGTGTGCTGA
- a CDS encoding alpha/beta hydrolase, with amino-acid sequence MLNGRVLLVRAVMAGLRWLLGLPAPVLRVLAGRPVVVDGRQPVLSAQVLMRVSRFAPFDAPHRNGSLARARAELNLAGALAGAGICPGVRTRDSSWPGPGGPLPLRHYEPAGLPAPGPALVYFHGGGFVLGSLDTHEGACRLLAEEAGVRVVSIGYRLAPEHPFPAAASDAVAAFAYVHSRAADFDIDADRLAVGGDSSGGNLAAVVAHAGARGELPRPAFSLLLTPATDALGGSASHRQFGSGFRLDRDEWAWYRAQYLRDPASYRDPRASVLYDETLDGLPPTYVATCGFDLLRDEGEAYAARLAAAGVPLVHRRHEGQLHGFANRVGIDPDARAALLHAAGVLRAGLALG; translated from the coding sequence GTGCTGAACGGAAGAGTGCTGCTCGTCCGGGCGGTGATGGCCGGGCTGCGCTGGCTGCTGGGCCTGCCCGCGCCGGTGCTGCGCGTGCTCGCGGGCCGTCCGGTGGTGGTGGACGGGCGGCAGCCGGTGCTTTCGGCCCAGGTGCTGATGCGGGTGTCGCGGTTCGCGCCGTTCGACGCGCCGCACCGGAACGGCAGCCTCGCGCGGGCCCGGGCCGAGCTGAACCTGGCGGGCGCGCTCGCGGGCGCGGGGATCTGCCCGGGCGTCCGGACGCGCGACTCGTCGTGGCCCGGGCCCGGCGGCCCGCTGCCGCTGCGGCACTACGAACCGGCCGGGCTCCCGGCGCCCGGCCCGGCGCTCGTGTACTTCCACGGCGGCGGGTTCGTGCTCGGCAGCCTGGACACGCACGAAGGCGCGTGCCGGCTGCTGGCCGAGGAGGCCGGCGTCCGGGTGGTGTCGATCGGCTACCGGCTGGCACCGGAACACCCGTTCCCCGCGGCGGCTTCGGACGCGGTGGCGGCGTTCGCCTACGTGCACTCGCGGGCGGCGGACTTCGACATCGACGCGGACCGGCTCGCCGTGGGCGGCGACAGCAGCGGCGGCAACCTGGCCGCGGTGGTGGCCCACGCGGGCGCCCGCGGCGAGCTGCCCCGCCCGGCGTTCAGCCTCCTGCTCACCCCGGCGACGGACGCGCTCGGCGGTTCGGCGTCGCACCGCCAGTTCGGCTCGGGCTTCCGGCTCGACCGCGACGAGTGGGCCTGGTACCGCGCGCAGTACCTGCGTGACCCCGCTTCCTACCGCGACCCGCGGGCGTCGGTGCTGTACGACGAGACCCTCGACGGCCTCCCGCCGACGTACGTGGCGACGTGCGGCTTCGACCTGCTGCGCGACGAAGGCGAGGCCTACGCGGCCCGGCTCGCCGCCGCCGGAGTCCCGCTGGTGCACCGGCGGCACGAAGGCCAGTTGCACGGCTTCGCGAACCGCGTCGGCATCGACCCGGACGCCCGCGCGGCCCTCCTCCACGCAGCCGGCGTCCTGCGTGCCGGTCTCGCCCTCGGCTGA
- a CDS encoding sensor histidine kinase, which yields MNLPGTRSLRARITLLATVLVAAVSLLLLWLAWTLVRDSLDAVPQMPPGSTVVVDGVTVDASTLAESLRLHARNRMLLFGSIAFLFVVAAAAILAWTFTSRVLLPLREITGTARRLSVESLGERIGEVRPRDELAVLAETFDDMLDRLQAAFDAQRHFVANASHELRTPLSVIRTELDVTLGDDDADEAELRRMGGVVRDATERAGQLVNSLLLLARTDGAGLGVREPVDLAVVVDRAWRAVHREAEHRGIRATFAVVPSPAFGDPALLERIAGNLLENAVRHNVEGGWLEVTTQSGPRWSTLRVRSSGGLVDPATVAELFEPFRRAGVARTARHGAGLGLSIVRAAVQAHGGSVTAEPIVGGGLAVTVHLPVR from the coding sequence GTGAACCTGCCGGGCACCCGCAGCCTCCGCGCCCGGATCACCCTGCTGGCGACCGTGCTGGTCGCCGCCGTCAGCCTGCTGCTGCTCTGGCTGGCCTGGACGCTGGTCCGGGATTCGCTCGACGCCGTGCCGCAGATGCCGCCGGGCAGCACGGTGGTCGTCGACGGCGTCACGGTCGACGCCTCGACGCTCGCCGAGTCCCTGCGGCTGCACGCCCGGAACCGGATGCTGCTGTTCGGGTCGATCGCGTTCCTGTTCGTGGTGGCGGCCGCGGCGATCCTCGCCTGGACGTTCACCTCCCGCGTCCTGCTGCCGCTGCGCGAGATCACCGGCACCGCGCGGCGGCTGTCGGTCGAGTCGCTGGGGGAGCGGATCGGCGAGGTGCGCCCGCGCGACGAGCTGGCCGTGCTGGCGGAGACGTTCGACGACATGCTCGACCGGCTCCAGGCCGCGTTCGACGCCCAGCGGCACTTCGTCGCGAACGCGAGCCACGAGCTGCGGACGCCGTTGTCGGTGATCCGCACCGAACTCGACGTCACCCTCGGCGACGACGACGCCGACGAAGCCGAGCTGCGCCGGATGGGCGGGGTGGTCCGCGACGCGACCGAGCGCGCCGGGCAGCTGGTGAACTCGCTGCTGCTGCTGGCCCGCACCGACGGCGCCGGGCTCGGCGTGCGCGAACCGGTCGACCTGGCCGTCGTGGTCGACCGGGCCTGGCGCGCGGTGCACCGCGAGGCCGAGCACCGCGGCATCCGGGCGACGTTCGCGGTGGTGCCGTCGCCCGCGTTCGGCGACCCGGCGCTGCTGGAGCGGATCGCGGGCAACCTGCTGGAGAACGCGGTCCGCCACAACGTCGAGGGCGGCTGGCTGGAGGTCACGACCCAGTCCGGCCCGCGGTGGTCGACGCTGCGGGTCCGGTCCTCGGGCGGCCTGGTGGACCCGGCGACGGTGGCGGAGCTGTTCGAGCCGTTCCGCCGCGCGGGCGTCGCCCGCACCGCCCGCCACGGCGCCGGGCTGGGCCTCTCGATCGTGCGGGCGGCGGTCCAGGCACACGGCGGGAGCGTGACGGCGGAGCCGATCGTGGGCGGCGGCCTGGCGGTGACGGTCCACCTGCCGGTTCGCTGA